Part of the Solwaraspora sp. WMMA2065 genome is shown below.
CCGAGGACCTGAAAGGAGAGTTGCTGGAGATCGGCCAACCGATCGCCAGGCGGAAACTGCGCAGCGACGACGAACTGTGCCCGAAGGACCGGCGGGCCTGGTGCGACTCGGCATTCAAGGACGTCCACGATTCATCGCTACGCAAATTGAGCATCAAGAAGCTGCACACCATCTTCGCGGTTGCCGGCGGCGTGCCGGGAGTGCAACCCGTCGTCCATTACCACAAGATCACCGGTAACCAGGAGAGCCCACTGCAGCAGAAGTTCCGCAACATCGACTGCAGCGAACGCCGCAAGCGCCTGACCGAGCGGCTGCGCACCGGCCGACTCGACCCAGCCGATCCGGTGATCAACTCCCGTGCCAAGCTGGCCGGTACCACACTGCACAACTTCGGAGCCTTCCTCCGCCGGTCGTGGCGGGCCAACGACTGGGCCTGGGGCCGGCTGGACGCCGCCGCCGGCATCACCGACATGATCATCGACAAGCTCTGCGGCTGCTGCGACGACAACGAGCTCAACCGCGTCTGGCAGCGATGGGTCCAGGAGCCCGTCCCCGGCGTGTCGGGGCGGGAGTGGCGGCGGATTCTCACCGGCAGCAACGGTGACCTGCCGCCCGTGCCCACCAGGATGAGCCGCCTGCAGCCCGACCAGCGGGAGTGTCTCAAGCGTGCGCTGAAGAGCTGGCTGCAGTACCAGATCCTGTTGGAGGAGGACCAGGAGGCCAGGGAGACGGGCCGGTCCGACGACCCCGACCAACCCCGGCAGCCAGCGGCGATGGACCACTGGGAGCAACTCACCAACCGGGTGTCCCGCGGCAACGAAGGCGTCCGCGACCTTCCGGTCGCCTACCGCTACGGTCTGTCCAGCCGGGCGGTCCACCTCACCTACCGGGCCCTCTGGCCGGCCGGTAAGGGCTGGCCGACGAGGGTCGGGCGCGCCCTGCTGCTGCTGATCCGGCCGCTGATCGTGTTGCTACCACTGGCTGCTGACCCGGCCCGCGCCGCCGCCACCACCCTGCTGGTCCTGCTCGGCTACGCGTCGATCGCCGACGCGTCCCGCGCCGACGAGAACCGGCCCGGCTGGGCCGCTGGCGTCGCCGCGCTGCTCGCGGCTGCCGCTATCGTCGTCGGCTGGATCCGAAGCACCCGAGACTGGGCGCGGCTCGACCGCGAGACCGAATCGTGGAGCGAGGAGTGGCACCGGATCGGCCATCAGATGTGGTGCACCGCCCGACGTTGGCGGGCCCTGGGCCTGGTACTGGCGGCCGTCTTCACCGCCGGCGGGGTCGGGTTGCTCTGGTTGCTGCCGAGCGGCAGCCTGCTCGGCAACCGCCCGGAAACGCTGACGATCGTCGGCACCGTCACCGCCGCCACCCTGTGGTGGCTCGCCCATCGGCACGACCCGGCCCGGATCCCGCTACCCCGCCTGCGACGGCACAAGCAGCCGTACGACGCGGCGTGGAGCGCGGCGAACCACCGTCGTCACGTCCCCGTCCAGCGGGCCGTCTTCGTCTGCGCCACGCTGCTCCTGCTCCTGCCGCTGGTCGTCTGGAAACAACCCCGCCGGCTGCTGGAAGGACTCACGCTCGAGCCGCTGCGGCTGGTGCCACCCCGCGCCGAGGTCACCGTGCAGGGCGTTCCCGAAGCGCACTTCCCCGCGATCGGGATCGGACTGCTCGCCGTAGCGCTGAGCGCGGTCCTGCTCTGGGGCTGGACGAGACCGTGGCCGGCTCTCACCGCGATCATCGGCACCGGCATGGTGGTCGAAACCACCGCGCACCTGCTGTATCCCGGCCGGATAGCCAGCGGTCAGCTGACCGTGCTGCTCGTCGTCTGGGCGTCCTGCATGGCGGTGGTCACCGTCTTCCTACCTGTTACCGAGCAGTCCCCCGACCGGGTCTGACGCCGCGCGACGCTCACCGGTCAGGGTCCGCCGGACGAACTCCAGCAGCAGTGCCCACTTGAACGCCTGCTGTGCGTTGTCCGCTGCTGCGGAATGCCCACCCTCGACGTTCTCGTGATAGGTGACGTCGTGGCCGTACTCGCGCAGCCGGGCGACCATCTTGCGGGCATGACCGGGATGCACCCGGTCGTCGCGGGTCGAGGTAAGAAAGAGCGACGGCGGGTACGCCGTACCCCGTCGGATGTTCTGGTACGGCGAGTACTCCCGCAGAAACGCCCAGTCCGCCGGATCGTCGGGGTCGCCATACTCGGCCATCCAGGAGGCTCCGGCGAGCAGCTTGTGGTAGCGGCGCATGTCCAGCAGCGGCACCTGCCCGACGACCGCGCCGAACAGTTCCGGGCAGCGGGTCAGCATCACGCCCATCAGCAGCCCGCCGTTGCTGCCGCCGTAGACGCCGAGCCGGTCCGGTCTGGTCAGGCCACGGGCGACCAGGTCGGTGGCGACGGCGGCGAAGTCCTCGTACGCGCGGAGCCGGTTCTCCCGTAGTGCGGCAGTGTGCCAGCGCGGTCCGTACTCGCCGCCGCCCCGGATGTTGGCGACCACGAAGCTGCCGCCCCGGGCCAGCCAGCCGGCGCCGACGACGCCGTTGTAGGTCGGGGTCCAGGCGACCTCGAAACCGCCGTACCCGGTCATCAGGGTGAGCCCGGCCGCCGGTCCGGGCGGGCTGGCATCACCCGGTGTGACCAGGAAGTACGGCACCTCGGTGCCGTCGGCGGAGCCGGCGAAGAACTGCCGGACGGTCATCTGGTCGGCGTCGAAGAAGGCCGGACCGGTCTTGACCGGTCGCGTCGGGCCGTCGACGGTGCCGTGCAGCAGCGTCGGTGGCCGGATGAACCCGGCGGTGTGCAGCAGAAACTCGTCGCCCCGGTCCGGCTCGGTGTCGGCCACGTCGGTGTGGTCGAATCCGCCGGCGTCGGGCAGCGTGCGCCGCCGCCAGCCGTCGTCGCCGGGAGTCAGGATAGTGATCTCGCTACGGACGTCGGTGAGGGTGACCAGCAGCAGATGGTTGCGGGTCCATGCGTGGTAGCTGTAGGCGGAGCGCTCGGTCGGCTCGAAGACCGTGGTCAGCTCCCGTTTGCCGGCCAGGAACTCGTCGACCGGGGTGACCAGCACCGCGCCGGCAGGGTAGGTGATGTCACCGGTCTGCCAGTCGCTGCGCAGCTCGATCAGCAGCCACTGCCGGTGCAGGTCGATCTCGGCGTCCGAGGGCACGTCGACCAGGCCCCAACCGCCGTCGGGCCGCAGCAGGTAGGTCCGGTTGCGGAAGAACTCGGTGCGCCGTACCGCCAGGTCGCGCTCATAGCCGGCGGTCGGGTCGTGCACCACGGAGACGGTGACGTCGTCGACCTCGCCGGCGAACGCCAGCGGGGCGTCGGCCAGCGCGGTGCCGCGCTGCCAGCGCCGGATGGTCCGCGGGTAGCCGGAGTTGGTGACGGTGCCGGGCCCGAAGTCGGTGCCCACGTAGATGTGGTCGCGGTCGATCCAGCAGACGGTGCTCTTCGCCTCCTCGACGATGAAACCATCGGTCACGAAGTCTCGGGTGGTCAGGTCGAACTCGCGGACCACCGCGGCGTCCGATCCGCCCCGGGACAGCACGACCAGGCACCGGTCGTACCCGGGCCGCAGCACGTGGGCACCCTTCCAGACCCAGTTCTCCCCTTCGACCCGGGCGAGTGCGTCGAGGTCGAGCAGGATCTCCCAGCTCGGCTGCGGCCGACGGAACTCGTCGAGGGTGGCCCGCCGCCACACCCCGCGGGGATGTCCGGCGTCCTGCCAGAAGTTGTAGAGGTGATCCCCGCGCCAGGTCGGGTCGGGAATCTTGTCGGCGGAATCGAGCACCTGCTTGATCCGGTCCCGCAGCTGGGTGAACCCCGGCTCGGCGGTCCAGCCGGCGGTGGTCTCCGCGTTGCGGTCGCGGACCCAGTCGAGGGCGGCGGCACCGAGCACCTCCTCCAACCAGAGGTACGGATCGCCGCCGTGCGACACCCGGCCGTCCTTCGCCATCCGTCAATCCCTCCCCGCCCCCCGCCCCCCGGCCCGCTCCGCGAGGGTACGCACCAGGATAGGCAGGCTCGTCGTACCGCACCGCCCAGCAGAGGGTGCCGCCCCAAGGCCGGCTGCGAACGTCGCCGCCGGAAGCTGGACACTGGACGCTACCGTGACGGTCGGACAAGATTGACGCACGTCCAACGTGCAGACGTGCGACCAATGATCCGTCCGGGCCGGGTGGCGCGGACGGTCGGGGCGGGAGTGGACCGGCGACGATCGGGGCTGACAGATGAGCAGCATGCAGGAGGCGCAGCGGGCACACGCCCAGCAGGTGCACGCCCAGCACCGGGCCCAAGCCTTCGCGCACCGTCAGCATCAGCAGATGGTCTGGGAGGCGGAGAACGCCCGGCAGGCCGCCGAGCAGGCGGCCGCCGAGGACGAACGCCAACGCAAGCGTCTCTACATCGAGGCCCGGGCGGCGAAGATCGCGGCCGCCAACGCGAACCTGCGCTCGCGGGTGGCCGAGCTGGAGGAGCTGCTCGCCGACACCCTGGCCGTCGACGACCACATCGACCTCGATCGGCTCAAGCGCAGCAGCACCCCGCCGCCGTTCGATCCGGGTAACCTCGCCGTACCGCTGGCCGCACCGCAGTGGTCCGACTTCGCCCCACCGGAGCCGGCCGGCCTGGGCCGGATGTTCGGCGGTGAGGTCCGCCATCAGCAGCAGGTCGCCGAGGCGCGAGAGATGTTCGAGCAGGCCACCGCGAAACACGAGGCGGCGGAGGCTCAGCGGCACCGCCGGCTGGCCGCAGCCGAGGAGAAGTACCGTCAGCAGTGCGAGAAGCTGGCCGCCAAGGTCGCCGCGCACAACGCCGCGATCGACCGGTTCTCCGCCGTCTTCGCCGCCGCCGATCCGAAAGCCGTCGTCGAGTACTTCGGGCTGGTGCTCGGAAACTCCGTCTACCCGGACGACTTTCCGCAGCGCTACCGGCTCGCCTACCTGCCCGAGTCCCGTCAGCTGGTGGTCGAGTACCACCTGCCGGCGGTGGAGGTCGTCCCCCGGATCCGGGAGTACCGGTACCAGCCGGCCAACGACGAGGTGACGGCGGTCGGCCGGCCAGCGACCGAGATCGCCGAACGGTACGCCGACCTCATCACTCAGATCACCCTGCGTACGGTGCACGAGCTGTACGAGGCTGACCGCACCCGACTGCTGGAGACCGTCTGCCTCAACGGCATCGTCGAACGGATCGACCCGGCCACCGGTCGACCGGCCCGGCCCTGCCTGGTCAGTCTGCGTACCAACCGGGACGAGTTCGTCGCGATCAACCTGGCCAACGTCGACCCGGCCGCCTGCCTGCGCCGACTCGAAGCGCGGATCTCCGCCCATCCGGTGGATCTGGCACCGGTGCCCGCCGTGGTCGATTTCGACAAGGTCGACAAGCGGTTCGCCGACGAGATCGACGTCCTCGCCGACCTGGACCAGCGACCGGACCTGCTGACCATGCCGGCCGACCAGTTCGAGCAGTTGATCGCCGACCTGTTCACCAAGCTCGGGCTGCAGATGCGCCAGGTGCGCACGACAGCCGACGGTACGGTGGAGTGCATGGCGCACGATCCCCGCCCGTTGTTCGGCGGCACGGTCGTCGTGCTGGCCCGGCGCGGCGGCGGCACCGTGGACGTGTCGGCGGTCCGTGATCTGTTCGGCGTCGTCCAGGCGGAGAACGCCTCGAACGGCATCCTGGTGACCACCGCCGGCTACACCTCGGCGGCCTTCGACTTCGCTTCCGGCAAGCCGCTGGAGCTGATCGACGGCTCGGCGCTGCTGCACATGCTCGCCGAGGACGGTGGGGTGAAGGCCCGCATCGACCGCCGGGCCTGAGCCGTCGCGGATCAGCGGGGCACCGTCCGGGGTCAGCGGGGAAAGTAGCGGTCCAGGAAGTCGTTGTGGAACACGCCGGCCGGGTCGTAGTGGACCAGCAGGTCGGCGAAGTCGTTCCACCGCGAGTACCTGCCGACGAGTTCGTCCCGGCCGATGCCGAACAGCTTGCCCCAGTGCGGTCGGGGGGCGTACGGCACCAGTGCCTGCTCGACCGCGGTGATCACCGGCATCACCGCCGTCGCATCCGCGACCCAGGTGAAGTGGATCGCGACGCTGTCCCGCGAATGGTTCATGCTCAGCCACAGTTCGTCGGCGGCGACGGTACGGATCTCGCAAACCTGCAGCACGGGCGCGACCCGGTCGCGGATCTGGGCCACCGCGTCGAGGGCGTCGACCACGTCGCCGGCCGCTATCAGGTATTCCGACTGTAGTTCGGCACCACTGCTCGGGGTAAAGTCGAGCCGGAAGTGCGGCAGCCTGGTGTGCCACGGACCGGCTACCCCCAGCTGGCTGGTGCAGTTCTCCACCGGCATCCCGGGTACCGGATGGCGAGGGCCGTCGGCGGCGGCGAGCCCCAACCTGGCGGCGTCGACCGGCGGATGGTCGTGGTTGGTGCGCCGTTTCACCCACACCTGGTCGATACCGGTCCCGGTCCAGTCGGTGAACATGCTGACGCTGTAGCCGCTGTCCTGGAGCTGCTCCCATCCGGCGGTGAGCGCGTCGCGGGACAGCCCGTGATAGACGTACTGGGCCACGTCGAAGGTCGACTCGATCGCCAGGGTGACGCTGGTGACCACACCCAGCCCGCCGAGCCCGACCACCGCGCCGGTGAAGTCGGGATGGGACTGGTCCAGCCGGACCAGGTCTCCGTTGGCGGTCACCAGCTCCATCGCGCGTACGGCGGTGGCGAGGTTGCCGTTGCCCTGCCCGGAGCCGTGGGTGGCGGTCGCGCAGGCACCGGCGACCGAGATGTGCGGCAGCGAGGCCAGGTTGTGCAGCGCGTACCCGTGGGCGTGCAGGTGTTCGGCCAGCTCGCCGTAGCGGACGCCGCCGCCGGCGGTGACCGTCGACGCCTCGGAGTCGACCGTCACCTCGGCGGGCAGGCCGGCGAGCGAGACGAGGTCTCCGTCGGTGTCGGCAATCCGGTTGAACGAATGCCCGGTGCCGAGCACCCGCAGCCGGGCCGATCTGCCCACGATCTGTCGCAGTTCGTCGACGGTGGTCGGGCGGTGCACG
Proteins encoded:
- a CDS encoding prolyl oligopeptidase family serine peptidase — encoded protein: MAKDGRVSHGGDPYLWLEEVLGAAALDWVRDRNAETTAGWTAEPGFTQLRDRIKQVLDSADKIPDPTWRGDHLYNFWQDAGHPRGVWRRATLDEFRRPQPSWEILLDLDALARVEGENWVWKGAHVLRPGYDRCLVVLSRGGSDAAVVREFDLTTRDFVTDGFIVEEAKSTVCWIDRDHIYVGTDFGPGTVTNSGYPRTIRRWQRGTALADAPLAFAGEVDDVTVSVVHDPTAGYERDLAVRRTEFFRNRTYLLRPDGGWGLVDVPSDAEIDLHRQWLLIELRSDWQTGDITYPAGAVLVTPVDEFLAGKRELTTVFEPTERSAYSYHAWTRNHLLLVTLTDVRSEITILTPGDDGWRRRTLPDAGGFDHTDVADTEPDRGDEFLLHTAGFIRPPTLLHGTVDGPTRPVKTGPAFFDADQMTVRQFFAGSADGTEVPYFLVTPGDASPPGPAAGLTLMTGYGGFEVAWTPTYNGVVGAGWLARGGSFVVANIRGGGEYGPRWHTAALRENRLRAYEDFAAVATDLVARGLTRPDRLGVYGGSNGGLLMGVMLTRCPELFGAVVGQVPLLDMRRYHKLLAGASWMAEYGDPDDPADWAFLREYSPYQNIRRGTAYPPSLFLTSTRDDRVHPGHARKMVARLREYGHDVTYHENVEGGHSAAADNAQQAFKWALLLEFVRRTLTGERRAASDPVGGLLGNR
- a CDS encoding restriction endonuclease, which encodes MSSMQEAQRAHAQQVHAQHRAQAFAHRQHQQMVWEAENARQAAEQAAAEDERQRKRLYIEARAAKIAAANANLRSRVAELEELLADTLAVDDHIDLDRLKRSSTPPPFDPGNLAVPLAAPQWSDFAPPEPAGLGRMFGGEVRHQQQVAEAREMFEQATAKHEAAEAQRHRRLAAAEEKYRQQCEKLAAKVAAHNAAIDRFSAVFAAADPKAVVEYFGLVLGNSVYPDDFPQRYRLAYLPESRQLVVEYHLPAVEVVPRIREYRYQPANDEVTAVGRPATEIAERYADLITQITLRTVHELYEADRTRLLETVCLNGIVERIDPATGRPARPCLVSLRTNRDEFVAINLANVDPAACLRRLEARISAHPVDLAPVPAVVDFDKVDKRFADEIDVLADLDQRPDLLTMPADQFEQLIADLFTKLGLQMRQVRTTADGTVECMAHDPRPLFGGTVVVLARRGGGTVDVSAVRDLFGVVQAENASNGILVTTAGYTSAAFDFASGKPLELIDGSALLHMLAEDGGVKARIDRRA
- a CDS encoding FAD-binding protein gives rise to the protein MTAAVTNWARNVTFAARHVHRPTTVDELRQIVGRSARLRVLGTGHSFNRIADTDGDLVSLAGLPAEVTVDSEASTVTAGGGVRYGELAEHLHAHGYALHNLASLPHISVAGACATATHGSGQGNGNLATAVRAMELVTANGDLVRLDQSHPDFTGAVVGLGGLGVVTSVTLAIESTFDVAQYVYHGLSRDALTAGWEQLQDSGYSVSMFTDWTGTGIDQVWVKRRTNHDHPPVDAARLGLAAADGPRHPVPGMPVENCTSQLGVAGPWHTRLPHFRLDFTPSSGAELQSEYLIAAGDVVDALDAVAQIRDRVAPVLQVCEIRTVAADELWLSMNHSRDSVAIHFTWVADATAVMPVITAVEQALVPYAPRPHWGKLFGIGRDELVGRYSRWNDFADLLVHYDPAGVFHNDFLDRYFPR